A stretch of Veillonellales bacterium DNA encodes these proteins:
- a CDS encoding DHH family phosphoesterase, with amino-acid sequence MPQGPSFWFDTRIYLAVAAALLLVIVFYNKYVAVLGAILLVVLYLYGRERHIEQQKAMNAYLNSMAHNVESVTTYALKNLPLAMALVDEAGRLQWGNSILFDWTDNQVKAGQSLLTAWPELPLKAMWGQSGQQVVSVASRYYQILHKPLEPSSEDNLLMLYISDITDSEIERAVCEAAMPVLAYIQIDNFDDVLQGLAENQRSDVLLEVNKLLSGWAVESDGFLKKYTEDTYIALFSSNALKGVMHDRFEILDRIRAVRAGNKIPVTLSMGVVADESSYAAMGERAQAGLDLALGRGGDQAVVHVGGKVEFYGGKAKAVEKNTRVKARLVSQAIRESMETAEMILIMGHVNEDFDSLGAAIGVAKMARYLGKTAYIVVSQVNLTVNKLSELFADYTEYQDIFLTPLQAAGLITDQTLLFVVDTHREKLVAAPELLVKAERVIVIDHHRRSEGFINNPLLVYLEPSASSTSELVTELLMYFDDRLDMTRLDATALYAGIVVDTKNFAVQAGVRTFDAAAYLRRAGADPALVRHLFRVDFDTMKAQAEVLSHTELLPGGVIIGLCSHNVKNIQIVAAQTADMLLLIEGTRLSFVLFPLEDGVGVSARSQGEINVQVIMEQMGGGGHQTVAGAQVKNATLGQVREKLLELVVNYIGESDHHESNLTARS; translated from the coding sequence ATGCCTCAGGGGCCGTCTTTTTGGTTTGACACCCGAATTTATCTGGCTGTAGCAGCAGCGCTGCTGCTGGTGATCGTGTTTTATAATAAATATGTCGCGGTATTGGGCGCAATTTTGCTGGTCGTGCTGTATCTCTACGGACGCGAACGGCATATTGAGCAGCAGAAGGCGATGAATGCCTATTTAAACAGCATGGCCCATAATGTAGAGTCGGTGACCACTTATGCGCTGAAAAATTTACCGCTGGCAATGGCCTTGGTGGATGAAGCCGGCCGGCTTCAGTGGGGGAACAGCATTTTATTTGACTGGACGGACAATCAGGTGAAGGCCGGGCAATCGCTGCTGACAGCTTGGCCCGAATTACCCCTTAAAGCGATGTGGGGCCAGTCGGGCCAACAGGTGGTTTCTGTTGCCAGCCGGTATTATCAGATACTCCACAAGCCTTTGGAACCCAGCAGTGAAGATAATTTGCTGATGCTTTATATCAGTGATATTACCGACAGCGAAATTGAACGGGCTGTTTGCGAAGCGGCTATGCCGGTGCTGGCCTATATCCAGATTGATAACTTTGATGATGTCCTCCAGGGGCTGGCGGAAAATCAGCGCAGCGATGTTCTGCTGGAAGTCAATAAGCTGCTGTCCGGGTGGGCGGTGGAGTCAGATGGATTTTTGAAAAAATATACGGAAGATACTTATATTGCCCTTTTCAGCAGCAATGCATTGAAGGGGGTAATGCATGATCGGTTTGAAATATTGGATCGGATCCGGGCGGTTCGGGCCGGAAATAAAATTCCGGTCACTTTGAGTATGGGGGTTGTGGCCGATGAATCCTCCTATGCCGCCATGGGGGAACGGGCTCAGGCCGGACTTGATCTGGCTCTGGGCCGGGGCGGTGATCAGGCTGTGGTTCATGTCGGTGGCAAGGTGGAATTTTATGGCGGCAAGGCCAAGGCAGTGGAAAAAAATACCCGGGTGAAAGCCCGACTGGTATCTCAGGCTATCCGGGAGAGTATGGAAACCGCAGAGATGATTCTGATTATGGGTCATGTCAACGAGGATTTTGATAGTCTGGGAGCCGCTATTGGTGTAGCAAAAATGGCCCGCTACCTGGGGAAAACAGCGTATATTGTTGTCAGTCAGGTTAATTTGACGGTCAATAAGCTGTCGGAGCTATTTGCGGATTATACCGAATATCAGGATATATTTTTGACTCCGCTGCAGGCGGCCGGCCTGATAACAGATCAAACGCTGCTGTTTGTAGTGGATACGCACAGGGAGAAACTAGTGGCTGCGCCTGAGCTTTTAGTTAAGGCGGAACGGGTCATTGTCATTGATCATCACCGACGCAGCGAGGGCTTTATCAATAATCCCCTGCTGGTATATCTGGAACCGTCGGCTTCTTCCACCAGCGAACTGGTAACGGAACTGCTCATGTATTTTGACGATCGGCTGGATATGACTCGGCTGGACGCTACCGCGCTGTATGCCGGCATTGTCGTGGATACTAAGAATTTTGCCGTACAGGCAGGAGTGCGTACTTTTGATGCTGCCGCCTATTTAAGGCGGGCCGGGGCTGACCCGGCACTGGTAAGACATTTGTTCCGGGTTGATTTTGACACAATGAAAGCCCAGGCGGAAGTCCTTAGCCACACCGAACTGCTACCGGGGGGCGTAATAATTGGTCTTTGTTCTCATAACGTCAAAAATATCCAGATCGTAGCCGCGCAGACGGCGGATATGCTGCTGCTTATCGAAGGAACACGACTGAGTTTTGTATTGTTTCCCTTAGAGGATGGAGTCGGAGTCAGCGCCCGTTCTCAGGGCGAGATCAATGTACAGGTGATTATGGAGCAAATGGGCGGCGGCGGTCATCAAACAGTGGCCGGGGCGCAAGTAAAAAATGCTACCTTGGGTCAAGTCAGAGAGAAACTGCTGGAACTGGTTGTTAATTATATAGGGGAGAGTGACCATCATGAAAGTAATCTTACAGCAAGAAGTTAA
- the rplI gene encoding 50S ribosomal protein L9, which yields MKVILQQEVKKLGKKGDIIEVSEGYARNYLLPQKLVIPATNSNMNTVKQQKASEARKQQRLLDEAKMLAAQMGKVEVSIPVKIGEGGKLFGSVTGKDIAEALQTQHKLEVDKRKIELKDAIKALGSYPVVIKVHPEVSATIQVHITAKS from the coding sequence ATGAAAGTAATCTTACAGCAAGAAGTTAAAAAATTAGGTAAAAAAGGCGATATTATCGAGGTTTCGGAGGGGTACGCCCGCAATTATTTATTGCCACAAAAGCTGGTGATCCCGGCTACCAACTCCAATATGAATACAGTTAAGCAGCAGAAGGCTTCCGAGGCTCGCAAACAGCAGCGCCTATTGGATGAGGCCAAAATGCTGGCAGCCCAAATGGGCAAAGTCGAAGTATCCATTCCGGTGAAGATTGGCGAAGGCGGTAAGCTGTTCGGTTCCGTAACCGGTAAGGATATTGCCGAAGCGCTCCAGACTCAGCATAAACTGGAAGTTGATAAGCGGAAAATTGAACTCAAAGATGCGATTAAAGCACTGGGATCCTATCCGGTAGTGATTAAAGTTCATCCAGAGGTTAGTGCGACGATTCAGGTACACATTACTGCTAAGAGCTAA